The Chthonomonadales bacterium genome includes the window AGAGCATCGACCGCACAGCGGCGGCGGCCAGCACGCGCGCCCGGGGCCGCCGCCCGAACATCGAGGCCCAGATGCCGTCCCGCCCGATGGTCACGTGCATTATGCCGACGCGCGACCGGCGCGCCCTCGCCGGCCAGGCCGTCGCCTACTTCATGCGCCAGGACTACGCCGAGCGCGAGTTGATCGTCGTCGACGACGGCGACGACGCGGTAGGCGACCTGCTTCCGGCCGACCCGCGCGTGCGCTACGTCCGCCTCTCGCGCCGGGCTCCGCGCGGCGCCAAGCGCAACCTTGCGTGCGACGCCGCCCGCGGCGATGTGATCGCGCATTGGGACGACGACGACTGGGCCGCGCCGGGCCGCCTCTCGGCTCTGGTAGCGGGCTTCGAGGGCGCCGGCGCCGAGGTGTGTGGGGCGCCCCATATCCTCTGCTACTCCCCGGCGGCCGGGCAGGCCTGGCTCCGTGGCGCGCCCGCGGACGACCCCGCCTGGCTGGCCGGCCCCACGCTCGCCTACCGCCGTGATGCCTGGCGCCGCCGCCCCTTCGCCGACGCGAGCGCCGGCGAGGACCGCGCCTTCCTGGCCGGCTTCGAAGCGGCGAGGACGGCCCGCGTCTCCCTCGATGACGAGTTTGTCGCGGTTCTGCACGCTGGCAACGCGGGAGCGCACAACACCCGCTTTGCCCACTGGCGCCGTCGCTCGCTCCTTGAGGTCACGACGCGCATGGGGCCCGACCTGGGTTTCTACGCCGGCCTGCGGGACGCGCGCCCACGGCCGATCGCCTCCGCGCGCCCGGCGCCGGGTGAGCCGATCACCGTCGTGGCTCCCTTCGGGGTGAGCGGCGGCTACGGCAGTCTCGCCGAGTACCTGGTGCTCGGCATGGCGCGCGCGGGGGCACGCGTGCAGGTCGTGCCGCTGAGCATGGAGCCGGAGGGCCTGACGGAGGAGTTCCTCTCGATCTGGCGCAGGTCGCGCGGCGACCCCGGGCCTCTGCTCTTCTACTGCTGGCCCGGCGGTGCGCTCGACCGCTACCGCGCCGCGCCCGACCTCGTGGTCAACACGATGTGGGAGAGTTCGCTGCTTCCGGCCGCGTGGGTGGAGCCGCTGAGCCGCGCGCGAGTGGTCATCGTCCCCTCTCGCTTCCTGGTGAGGGCTTGCCGCGAGAGCGGGCTCACGATGCCCGTGGACGTGGCGCCCGAGGGCGTCGACCCGGCGATCTACCATCTGGAAGAGCGCCCCGAGCGCGCCGGCCTCACGACGCTGATGGTGGGCCCATACAGCGACCGCAAGCACACGGACGTGGGGATCGCGGCCTGGAAAGAGGCGTTCGACGGCGATCCAGACGCGCGGCTGATGCTGAAGGCGCAGTACGGCTACCGCAACTACTCGCCGGACGATCCGCGCATTCAGTACGTGGACCGCGGCGAGAACACGCGCGGCATCGCCCACTGGTATCGGCGCGCGGACGTGCTGATGGCCCTCGGCAACGAGGGGTTCGGCCTGCCCCTCGTAGAGGGCATGGCTACCGGTCTGCCGGTGGTCGCGCTCGACTCGGAGGGGCAGGCGGACGTGTGCGCGGAGGCGCGCGACCTGCTGCTGCCGGTGCCCGCGGCGAGCTGGGAGCGCGGCGGCGATGACCCGCGGGGATTCCGCGGGGTGCGCGGGCTGCCCTGTGTGCGCGACGTGGCGGACCGGCTGCGCTGGGTTGCTCGCCACCGCGCCGAGGCCCGCGCGATGGGCCGCGCCGCCTCGGAATGGGCCGTCGCGCGCCGCTCCGTGTGGACGAAGGGCGAGGCGGTGCTCTCGGCGATGGAGCGTCATCTCGCGCCGCGGCGCGCCCTGCGCCGGCGCGACGCGCTCTGGGCCCCCAGCCTGGGCACGCCCTGCGGCGTGGCGGAGTACACCGCGCACCTGGCCGCCGAGCTCCCGGGCGCCTCGGCCACGTCGGCCGCGCCGGACCTGCGCGGCGCGCGCGTGCTGCACGTGCAGCATGAGTTCAGCCTGTTCCGCGACCACGAGCTGGCCGCGCGCCTGCGCGACGCGCGCCGCGCCGGCGTGCCCGTCGCCATCACGGAGCACACGGTGCGAGCCGAGGCGCGCGCCTGGGAGGCCGAGGCTAACCTGCTGGCCGCCCTCACCCGTCGTGGCGCCGAGGTCCTGCGCCGCCGCTGGCC containing:
- a CDS encoding glycosyltransferase, which encodes MPSRPMVTCIMPTRDRRALAGQAVAYFMRQDYAERELIVVDDGDDAVGDLLPADPRVRYVRLSRRAPRGAKRNLACDAARGDVIAHWDDDDWAAPGRLSALVAGFEGAGAEVCGAPHILCYSPAAGQAWLRGAPADDPAWLAGPTLAYRRDAWRRRPFADASAGEDRAFLAGFEAARTARVSLDDEFVAVLHAGNAGAHNTRFAHWRRRSLLEVTTRMGPDLGFYAGLRDARPRPIASARPAPGEPITVVAPFGVSGGYGSLAEYLVLGMARAGARVQVVPLSMEPEGLTEEFLSIWRRSRGDPGPLLFYCWPGGALDRYRAAPDLVVNTMWESSLLPAAWVEPLSRARVVIVPSRFLVRACRESGLTMPVDVAPEGVDPAIYHLEERPERAGLTTLMVGPYSDRKHTDVGIAAWKEAFDGDPDARLMLKAQYGYRNYSPDDPRIQYVDRGENTRGIAHWYRRADVLMALGNEGFGLPLVEGMATGLPVVALDSEGQADVCAEARDLLLPVPAASWERGGDDPRGFRGVRGLPCVRDVADRLRWVARHRAEARAMGRAASEWAVARRSVWTKGEAVLSAMERHLAPRRALRRRDALWAPSLGTPCGVAEYTAHLAAELPGASATSAAPDLRGARVLHVQHEFSLFRDHELAARLRDARRAGVPVAITEHTVRAEARAWEAEANLLAALTRRGAEVLRRRWPDRRVEWLPVGCPTWFPPRKARRGRVIASFGFLGRHKGFWRLLEALPALGGAELLLFSHARSAEAGRQWDRDACGLPARRVSEFLPAREVVTRLAAEADALVFWYDEIQHASASYAVRVGLAAGVPVLVSPTSWFEDLREVTYQPEDLTSGIWRLLEDDSLRESLGRASRDFCCEHSWPRVAERHLSIWRALERG